A region of Nostoc sp. 'Peltigera membranacea cyanobiont' N6 DNA encodes the following proteins:
- a CDS encoding four helix bundle protein → MSDISDFKDLKIWQKGMDIAEKCYFLTKLFPKDELYGMVQQIRRSAASIPANIAEGYGRRTTPEYIRFLNIAQGSINELETHIILSKRVGLSHETDIEPIIFLLREESRMIIALRKKLQE, encoded by the coding sequence ATGTCAGATATTAGTGATTTTAAAGACTTAAAGATTTGGCAAAAAGGCATGGATATAGCAGAAAAGTGTTATTTTTTGACTAAGCTTTTCCCTAAAGACGAATTGTATGGCATGGTACAACAAATCAGGAGATCCGCGGCATCTATTCCAGCTAATATAGCGGAAGGATATGGAAGAAGAACAACGCCTGAGTACATCAGATTTCTGAATATTGCCCAAGGCTCAATTAATGAATTAGAAACACATATTATTTTATCTAAACGAGTGGGATTATCTCACGAAACAGATATAGAACCGATTATCTTTTTGCTTCGAGAGGAAAGCCGAATGATTATTGCTCTTAGAAAAAAGCTACAAGAATAA
- a CDS encoding type IV secretory system conjugative DNA transfer family protein: MTATPKTEVNPNQFIPAGLESALFSPAGLGVLACGAVIVIAKIIDSKGGKAKLATARWGGTTEKTAARKLACLQIQQRKHNRVSLYVGTPKNTQSEIVNGIRKTQIPTDAKTLYFPEAQRGILVCGGPGSGKSFSMVNPLIRSALDQGFPLVLYDFKYASQESATAASKGQAPILAGYALERGYQVTILAPGFASSAIANPIDFLNSNEDSEMARQLAITLNRNFQLGNKDSGNSFFTNAGDQLVQAVFMLAKGTEYPDIMMCQAILGLPKLVKRIEQAAELNFMVREAFAQFVSVAGSPETAASIVGTASGLFSRFMVPSALAAFCGQTNIPLDLKGRQMVIFGMNKEKRDVIAPLLVSILHLLVSRNVANKRTCPLVLGIDELPTLYLPALVDWLNQNREDGLISILGLQNLSMLIEAYGENTTNAIFGGCATKAFFNPQDDVAAERFSNFLGEEEIKYKQRSRSSGGKGGASISNSDQNSTRKLFDINQFNTLPSGKAVIISPGFRSRGQISLPILQSIKIPQYEIQSEADSVKAWYEFQKSLAMKSILKPPADEEMRIRRASAIKLLPLIENQEQLSSYASLI, encoded by the coding sequence ATGACAGCAACTCCTAAGACAGAGGTTAACCCAAATCAATTTATTCCAGCAGGACTTGAATCGGCTCTGTTTTCCCCCGCCGGATTAGGGGTACTCGCCTGTGGCGCGGTAATCGTAATCGCCAAAATCATCGATAGCAAAGGAGGGAAAGCCAAGTTAGCGACCGCGCGGTGGGGCGGGACAACAGAGAAAACAGCGGCGCGGAAGTTGGCGTGTCTGCAAATTCAACAACGCAAACATAACCGAGTCTCTCTGTACGTTGGCACTCCCAAGAATACACAAAGTGAAATTGTTAATGGCATCAGGAAAACCCAAATTCCTACTGATGCTAAAACCCTTTATTTTCCAGAAGCGCAACGAGGGATTTTAGTTTGTGGTGGTCCGGGGAGTGGTAAGTCATTTTCGATGGTGAACCCCCTCATTCGTTCGGCTTTAGATCAGGGGTTTCCACTGGTGTTGTATGATTTTAAGTACGCCTCCCAGGAATCAGCTACAGCCGCATCTAAAGGGCAAGCGCCAATACTTGCGGGGTACGCACTAGAACGCGGTTATCAAGTTACTATTTTAGCCCCTGGTTTTGCTTCTTCAGCGATCGCTAACCCGATAGATTTTCTTAACAGCAACGAAGACTCCGAAATGGCGCGACAGTTAGCAATCACGCTAAATCGAAACTTTCAACTCGGTAATAAAGACTCTGGTAACAGCTTTTTCACCAATGCTGGGGATCAGCTGGTGCAAGCCGTCTTTATGCTAGCGAAAGGAACAGAGTATCCAGATATTATGATGTGCCAAGCGATACTAGGATTGCCAAAGTTAGTTAAGCGCATTGAGCAAGCCGCCGAACTAAACTTCATGGTCAGAGAGGCTTTTGCACAGTTTGTCTCTGTCGCCGGTTCCCCAGAAACAGCCGCTAGTATTGTCGGTACAGCTAGTGGATTGTTCAGCCGATTCATGGTTCCCTCGGCCTTGGCTGCCTTCTGTGGTCAGACTAACATTCCTTTGGATTTGAAGGGGCGGCAGATGGTGATTTTCGGGATGAACAAAGAGAAGCGTGATGTAATTGCACCCTTGCTAGTCTCGATTCTGCATCTATTAGTGAGTCGGAATGTAGCTAACAAACGTACTTGTCCTTTGGTATTAGGGATTGACGAATTACCTACTCTTTATTTACCAGCATTGGTTGATTGGCTGAATCAGAATCGGGAAGATGGGCTAATTTCAATATTAGGGTTACAAAATCTCTCAATGCTGATTGAAGCTTATGGTGAAAACACAACTAACGCCATATTTGGTGGTTGTGCTACCAAAGCATTCTTTAACCCTCAAGATGATGTCGCCGCCGAACGTTTTAGTAACTTTTTAGGTGAAGAGGAAATTAAATACAAGCAACGTTCTCGCTCATCAGGAGGCAAGGGGGGTGCAAGCATTTCCAACTCTGACCAAAACAGTACTCGCAAGTTATTTGACATTAACCAATTTAATACATTGCCATCAGGAAAAGCTGTAATTATTAGTCCAGGGTTTCGTTCTCGTGGACAGATAAGTTTGCCAATCTTGCAATCAATTAAGATTCCTCAGTATGAAATCCAATCTGAAGCTGACAGTGTGAAAGCTTGGTATGAGTTTCAAAAGTCATTAGCCATGAAGTCTATTTTGAAACCTCCAGCAGATGAAGAAATGAGAATTCGTCGAGCCTCCGCGATAAAATTGTTACCTTTAATAGAAAACCAAGAGCAGTTATCATCTTATGCAAGTCTGATTTAA
- a CDS encoding IS630 family transposase (programmed frameshift) — protein MGARLRVFLTDEQDRTLRNLRKEDVPQKVKDRAEVIRLNAHGWYVEKIASHFDWNEKTVRKVLHQWKNLGLEGLWESPGRGGKPKWKEDDIVFLEECLRKEPRTYNSPQLALKLKTERNIQMSPDRLRRVLKKGIDWKRARKSHKGKQDPIARANKQADLDMLELAAASGEIDLKYLDESGFCVWSEPGYTYYFRGEQKRLEQTKRRGRRLSIIGFLQPLISFVYGLVIGGVNRKSYIKMMDSEAQEAQKTGRTRVIVQDNGPIHRCREVQQLWKKWESQGLYIFFLPKYCSEMNPIELEWQHIKKDELSGQAFDDELDLAYAVINGVQARGEKSNHSTRRVKFNSSLSG, from the exons ATGGGCGCTCGTTTAAGAGTATTTCTAACTGATGAGCAAGACCGAACTTTGCGAAACCTGAGAAAAGAAGATGTGCCACAGAAAGTCAAAGATAGAGCGGAAGTAATCAGGCTAAATGCACATGGCTGGTATGTGGAGAAAATAGCATCTCACTTTGATTGGAACGAGAAAACAGTGAGAAAAGTCTTGCATCAATGGAAGAATCTCGGTTTAGAAGGACTTTGGGAATCACCCGGTCGAGGGGGAAAACCAAAATGGAAAGAGGATGACATAGTATTTTTAGAAGAATGCTTAAGAAAAGAGCCACGCACATATAATAGCCCTCAGTTAGCTCTGAAGTTAAAAACAGAACGCAACATACAGATGAGTCCCGATAGGTTAAGACGGGTACTC AAAAAGGGGATTGATTGGAAGCGCGCAAGAAAAAGTCATAAAGGCAAACAAGATCCGATAGCACGAGCAAACAAGCAAGCAGACCTAGATATGCTGGAATTAGCTGCTGCAAGCGGTGAAATCGATTTAAAGTACTTAGATGAATCAGGGTTTTGTGTGTGGAGTGAGCCTGGTTACACCTATTACTTTAGGGGTGAGCAAAAACGTTTAGAACAAACAAAACGCCGTGGTCGTAGATTAAGTATTATAGGATTTCTACAACCTTTAATAAGTTTTGTTTACGGTTTAGTTATCGGTGGTGTTAACCGTAAATCTTACATAAAAATGATGGACTCCGAAGCCCAGGAAGCACAAAAAACAGGACGTACCAGGGTAATTGTGCAAGATAACGGGCCAATACATCGATGCCGAGAAGTTCAGCAATTGTGGAAAAAATGGGAAAGTCAGGGTTTATACATATTTTTTCTACCAAAGTATTGCTCAGAAATGAATCCAATTGAATTGGAATGGCAACACATAAAAAAAGATGAGCTATCTGGGCAAGCATTTGATGATGAGTTAGACCTTGCTTACGCTGTAATCAATGGCGTCCAAGCTAGAGGGGAAAAAAGCAATCACAGTACACGACGTGTAAAATTTAACTCTAGCTTATCAGGTTGA
- a CDS encoding restriction endonuclease: MILILIIGLLFALGGIIFLAWLFVLFPPSTPKSKYRSQGFKQSPLPAKSTKSSDISPQNFVRQSPAPTQKTLFAKNFLKPVRRSSVPTQKAFLTKNFLKQLLPSPARTPRVRLPKNLKKHLNNIEYASQVLLELRSITQLAKLPIVIATLRRISPYVFEELVLTCCLEQGWQIQRNFRYTGDGGIDGRVLILGKLYVIPVKRYADYISPEHIKDFLSCIESERASGGFFVHTGITGRLSKQLIRRSDKIILVSGQKLVNFVLGKQLKIIGITIPVKSVNSYQ, encoded by the coding sequence ATGATACTAATCCTAATCATTGGTTTGTTGTTTGCACTGGGTGGAATAATTTTTCTAGCTTGGCTGTTTGTATTATTTCCACCTTCAACGCCAAAGTCAAAGTATCGCTCCCAAGGTTTTAAGCAATCGCCATTACCAGCCAAGAGTACAAAATCGTCTGACATTTCACCTCAAAATTTTGTACGGCAAAGCCCAGCACCAACGCAAAAGACTCTCTTCGCTAAAAATTTTTTGAAGCCTGTACGACGAAGCTCAGTACCAACGCAAAAGGCTTTCTTAACTAAAAATTTTTTGAAGCAATTACTACCAAGCCCAGCGCGAACACCAAGGGTTAGATTACCTAAAAATCTTAAGAAACACTTGAATAATATTGAGTACGCTAGTCAAGTATTACTTGAGCTTCGTAGCATAACTCAATTAGCCAAATTGCCAATAGTAATCGCTACACTACGTAGGATATCACCTTACGTTTTTGAAGAGTTGGTACTTACTTGCTGCCTTGAACAGGGCTGGCAAATTCAACGTAACTTTCGGTACACTGGTGACGGCGGGATAGATGGTCGAGTGTTGATTTTGGGAAAGCTTTATGTAATCCCGGTTAAACGTTACGCTGATTACATTAGCCCAGAACACATCAAAGATTTCCTGTCCTGTATTGAAAGTGAAAGAGCTAGTGGTGGATTCTTCGTTCATACTGGCATAACTGGACGGTTATCAAAACAGTTGATTCGTCGCTCCGACAAAATAATCTTAGTGAGCGGTCAGAAACTGGTAAATTTTGTTTTAGGTAAGCAGTTGAAGATAATAGGGATAACAATACCAGTTAAGTCAGTGAACAGTTATCAGTGA